A region from the Salidesulfovibrio onnuriiensis genome encodes:
- a CDS encoding SLC13 family permease produces MTQILDGLLERLPLILVFVSGYVVYRLMAVTRITDTFVIWALRRSHGRPGRLILYIIGASAALSAFIPNAITVLTLLPILKLLDKDFREQGVRGMTTPLMVAAIYGAGIGGMGSMIGTPANAILLVALDFLNIPGREQITFFNWFLWSVPLVVMFIGLAWLVAGVVGLPRGARGVELRLSCQDGSCEVTPRQRFGCRLFVVFLAYWVFEAVARAVSPAFAALSPLTSTAFVLVFLLLVFVKPAPGGQKETGPLLRPGHLVSGVPRRGLVFVLLLMAVFGTARWFGLDQAASAWVGRHLSVTMPHLLVFFLTVLAVIFLTEVLSNTVVVAGFFTIVHLTAQAHGMDSLPLMIAVSVASTCAFMTPVATPSNAFAFGEMRGASLRIMLLLGALLNLLGALLMTGWLSWVLPLVY; encoded by the coding sequence ATGACGCAGATACTGGACGGCCTGCTGGAGCGGCTTCCCCTGATCCTGGTTTTCGTCAGCGGCTACGTGGTCTACCGGCTCATGGCCGTGACCCGCATCACCGACACGTTCGTCATCTGGGCGCTACGCCGCAGCCACGGTCGGCCCGGGCGGCTCATACTATATATAATAGGCGCGTCCGCCGCGCTTTCTGCCTTCATCCCCAACGCCATCACCGTGCTGACCCTGCTGCCCATCCTCAAGCTGCTGGATAAGGATTTCAGGGAGCAGGGCGTGCGGGGCATGACCACGCCGCTTATGGTGGCGGCCATCTACGGCGCGGGCATCGGCGGCATGGGCTCCATGATCGGCACGCCCGCCAACGCCATCCTGCTGGTGGCCCTGGATTTCCTGAACATTCCCGGCCGGGAGCAGATCACCTTTTTCAACTGGTTCCTGTGGTCCGTGCCCCTGGTGGTCATGTTCATCGGCCTGGCCTGGCTCGTGGCCGGGGTGGTGGGGCTGCCCAGGGGCGCGCGCGGCGTGGAGCTGCGCCTGTCCTGCCAGGACGGGAGCTGCGAGGTGACGCCCCGCCAGCGTTTCGGGTGCCGTCTCTTTGTCGTGTTCCTCGCGTACTGGGTGTTCGAGGCGGTCGCGCGCGCGGTGAGCCCCGCCTTTGCCGCCCTGTCGCCCCTGACCAGCACGGCCTTTGTCCTCGTGTTTCTGCTGTTGGTCTTTGTGAAGCCGGCCCCCGGCGGCCAAAAGGAAACCGGCCCGCTTTTGCGGCCCGGCCATCTCGTTTCCGGCGTGCCCCGGCGGGGGCTCGTGTTCGTGCTGCTGCTCATGGCCGTGTTCGGCACGGCCCGCTGGTTCGGGCTGGACCAGGCCGCGTCCGCCTGGGTGGGCCGCCACTTGTCCGTTACCATGCCGCACCTGCTGGTATTTTTTTTGACCGTCCTGGCGGTCATCTTCCTCACCGAGGTGCTCAGCAACACCGTGGTGGTGGCGGGCTTCTTCACCATCGTCCACCTCACGGCCCAGGCCCACGGCATGGACTCCCTGCCGCTCATGATCGCCGTGTCCGTGGCCAGCACCTGCGCCTTCATGACCCCGGTGGCCACGCCTTCCAACGCCTTCGCCTTCGGCGAGATGCGCGGCGCGTCATTGCGGATCATGCTCCTTCTCGGCGCGCTCCTGAATCTCCTCGGCGCCCTGCTCATGACCGGTTGGCTCAGCTGGGTGCTGCCGCTGGTTTATTGA
- a CDS encoding sensor domain-containing phosphodiesterase, whose translation MKDPQVVGGDSKVAAGVSPENIITLFQPIVSIPTRGIIGFESFSEGREPETGKSIEAIRLVESFPDPDLQLKVDRQCRERALEQFKPILAQHKAMLLFLWLNVGILSNKKADPLFLEKQVEQVGIPPKNVCIELPVSVAVKMPPKVLEHYRAKGYGLCIIDLSTSDAFLEAFVRLRPNFVKLGRSFYTGPEKRYRAKMLDGLLDLSETVGFSVIGQGVEQQQESIGLLRSRVFLQQGTYYVKDKPEEKYSAKGEDPVKMFYGKIVETFRLFRENRRKEILARKSTFETLQQEVRRYISRLCNEHEPVMEVVLASLFRNRDRAISMFVLNKNGIQVTGRLHVKSPRGEVCHRPPRGEAKGMDHSMRDYFLYIEMGYDRFVTRPFVSPYTEEEVVIIALPFYNAEDRMFVLCVEMPYPY comes from the coding sequence ATGAAGGATCCACAGGTTGTGGGGGGCGACTCCAAGGTCGCCGCCGGTGTAAGTCCTGAAAACATCATCACCTTGTTCCAACCCATCGTGTCCATTCCGACACGGGGAATCATCGGTTTCGAATCCTTTTCCGAGGGCCGCGAGCCCGAAACCGGCAAGAGCATCGAGGCAATCCGCCTGGTGGAGTCCTTTCCGGACCCGGACCTGCAACTCAAGGTGGACCGCCAGTGCCGTGAGCGGGCCCTGGAGCAGTTCAAGCCCATCCTGGCCCAGCACAAGGCCATGCTCCTGTTTCTCTGGCTCAACGTGGGCATTCTGTCCAACAAGAAGGCCGACCCCCTGTTCCTGGAAAAGCAGGTGGAGCAGGTGGGCATCCCTCCCAAGAACGTGTGCATCGAGCTGCCCGTTTCCGTGGCCGTCAAGATGCCGCCCAAGGTCCTGGAGCATTACCGGGCCAAGGGATACGGCCTGTGCATCATCGACCTGAGCACCAGCGACGCCTTTCTGGAGGCCTTTGTGCGCCTGCGCCCCAACTTCGTGAAGCTGGGCCGCAGTTTCTATACGGGCCCGGAAAAGCGCTACCGGGCCAAGATGCTCGACGGCCTGCTGGATCTTTCCGAAACCGTGGGCTTCTCGGTCATCGGCCAGGGCGTGGAGCAGCAGCAGGAATCCATTGGCCTGCTTCGTTCCAGGGTTTTCCTGCAGCAGGGCACCTACTACGTGAAGGACAAGCCCGAGGAAAAGTACAGCGCCAAGGGCGAGGACCCGGTCAAGATGTTCTACGGCAAGATCGTGGAGACCTTCCGGCTGTTCCGCGAGAACCGACGCAAGGAGATCCTGGCCCGCAAGAGCACCTTCGAAACCCTGCAGCAGGAGGTGCGGCGCTACATCAGCCGCCTGTGCAACGAGCACGAGCCGGTCATGGAGGTGGTGCTCGCCTCCCTGTTCCGCAACCGCGACCGGGCCATCTCCATGTTCGTGCTGAACAAGAACGGCATCCAGGTCACGGGACGCCTGCATGTGAAAAGCCCCAGGGGAGAGGTCTGCCACCGCCCGCCGCGCGGCGAGGCCAAGGGCATGGACCATTCCATGCGCGACTATTTCCTGTATATCGAGATGGGCTACGACAGGTTCGTGACCCGGCCGTTCGTCTCCCCCTACACCGAGGAGGAGGTGGTCATCATCGCCCTGCCGTTCTACAACGCCGAGGACCGCATGTTCGTGCTTTGCGTGGAAATGCCCTATCCGTACTGA
- a CDS encoding sensor domain-containing phosphodiesterase, with the protein MAAAKLGQEERDMVEAVLQRESISSLFQPVVSIPTKRILGFEAFSEGRTPKGDACLSPQVLFSPDLEPDVQVGIDRLCRKKAIAQFKPIQELHPDMLLFVNVNMNVLKFKESDPKYFFQQVEGAGLPMHTIVTEIPFSMLDALSPEIIDFYRASGIKLCIDNLGVDDPFLAAFSKVKPDMVKLNRTFFAEDESASYRSSVLEGLINFSDSAGFTVIGQCVESREESVRLLEARVDVQQGYYYTKDENTKLTREGGRDPVRMFFGKIEQTYRLFRKTRKQKIGERKQSFEAMRGEVRKIVNKIARIGERDFDPVLRALIGNTGQALSMFILDEQGIQLTGRAQVESEPAQNGGARTDVKGMDHSMRDYFLYMEMGYDKFVTKPFASPCTGRPAVIMALPFYNMENERYILCVEMPYPQ; encoded by the coding sequence ATGGCTGCCGCGAAATTGGGTCAGGAAGAAAGGGACATGGTGGAAGCGGTTCTGCAGCGGGAGTCGATCTCCAGCCTGTTTCAGCCCGTTGTCTCCATACCGACCAAGCGGATTCTCGGTTTCGAGGCCTTTTCCGAGGGGCGCACCCCCAAGGGGGACGCCTGCCTGAGCCCGCAGGTGCTTTTCAGCCCGGACCTGGAGCCGGACGTGCAGGTGGGCATCGACCGGCTGTGCCGCAAGAAGGCCATCGCCCAGTTCAAGCCCATCCAGGAACTGCACCCGGACATGCTCCTGTTCGTGAACGTGAACATGAACGTGCTCAAGTTCAAGGAATCCGACCCCAAATACTTCTTCCAGCAGGTCGAGGGCGCGGGCCTGCCCATGCACACCATCGTGACGGAAATCCCCTTTTCCATGCTCGACGCCCTTTCCCCGGAGATTATCGACTTCTACCGCGCCAGCGGCATCAAGCTGTGCATCGACAACCTGGGCGTCGACGATCCCTTTCTTGCCGCGTTCAGCAAGGTGAAGCCGGACATGGTCAAGCTGAACCGGACCTTCTTTGCCGAGGACGAAAGCGCTTCCTACCGCAGCAGTGTGCTGGAGGGGCTGATCAACTTTTCGGATTCGGCCGGGTTCACGGTCATCGGCCAGTGCGTGGAAAGCCGGGAGGAATCCGTACGCCTGCTGGAGGCCCGCGTGGATGTCCAGCAGGGCTACTACTACACCAAGGACGAGAACACCAAGCTGACCCGGGAGGGCGGCCGTGACCCGGTGCGGATGTTCTTCGGCAAGATCGAGCAGACCTACCGGCTCTTCCGCAAGACGCGCAAACAGAAGATCGGCGAGCGCAAGCAGTCCTTCGAGGCCATGCGCGGCGAGGTGCGCAAGATCGTGAATAAGATCGCCCGCATCGGGGAGCGCGATTTCGACCCGGTGCTCCGGGCGCTCATCGGCAACACGGGCCAGGCCCTGTCCATGTTCATCCTGGACGAGCAGGGCATCCAGCTCACGGGCCGCGCCCAGGTGGAGTCGGAACCGGCCCAGAACGGCGGCGCCCGCACCGACGTGAAGGGCATGGACCATTCCATGCGCGATTACTTCCTGTACATGGAGATGGGCTACGACAAGTTCGTGACCAAGCCGTTCGCCTCGCCCTGCACGGGACGGCCCGCCGTGATCATGGCCCTGCCTTTCTACAACATGGAGAACGAGCGCTACATCCTCTGCGTGGAAATGCCTTACCCGCAGTAG
- the fosX gene encoding FosX/FosE/FosI family fosfomycin resistance hydrolase, producing MIESLSHITFIVRDLERMKRFLEGVFDAEQVYDSGDDTFSLSREMFFMIGPVWVAVMEGESLPERTYNHVAFKIPDSEFDAYVRRVRSLGVPVREGRPRVEGEGRSLYFHDWDNHLFELHTGTLEQRLERYSAPLP from the coding sequence ATGATCGAAAGCCTCAGCCACATCACCTTCATCGTCCGCGACCTGGAGCGCATGAAGCGGTTCCTGGAGGGCGTCTTCGACGCGGAACAGGTCTACGACAGCGGGGACGACACCTTTTCGCTCTCAAGGGAGATGTTTTTCATGATCGGCCCGGTCTGGGTGGCCGTCATGGAAGGCGAGTCCCTGCCGGAAAGGACATACAACCACGTGGCCTTCAAGATCCCGGACAGCGAGTTCGACGCCTATGTCCGGCGGGTGCGTTCCCTGGGCGTGCCGGTCCGGGAGGGGCGGCCCCGCGTGGAGGGCGAGGGCAGATCCCTTTATTTCCACGATTGGGACAATCATCTCTTTGAATTGCATACCGGTACCCTGGAGCAGCGGCTGGAGCGGTATAGCGCACCCCTCCCCTAG
- the dnaE gene encoding DNA polymerase III subunit alpha, translated as MAEFVHLHVHTEYSLLDGAIRINDLCQRAKDLGMPAVAITDHGCMFGAVTFYMTALDMGIKPIIGCEVYVAPGDVDEENAHHRKDKPGRFHLVLLAKNNIGYKNLIKLVSEGYLNGFHYKPRVCKNLLKKYSEGLIALSACLAGEVPRKLMNEGLDAGVEMAREYAEIFPDNFYLELQDNGIEEQNRLNDLLIQCAEKTGLPLVATNDCHYLTADDYEAHDLLLCIQTQTTVDAEKRMRMDTQELYFKTPEEMEQAFAHVPEAIENTQKIAEMCNLEIELGNYSFPAYELPEGVSLDEEFEQLCRDGLKKRIEMAPYEIDEQKYNERLEYELGVIKEMGFPAYFLIVQDFINWAKDNRIPVGPGRGSAAGSIVAWALKITNLDPIPYDLLFERFLNVERVSMPDIDVDFCERRRLEVVRYTAEKYGEDHVAQITTYGTMKAKAAVKDVGRALGMTFAETDRIAKLIPDDPGVMAKLLGVDKAKITVANAAKGVAELRDMVRSDPKVEKLIDISTRLEGLSRHASTHAAGVVISEKPMTEYLPLYKGKKGEIVTQYDMKKVEKVGLIKFDFLGLRTMTVIEDCLDIIRLQGKEAPNLDTLALDDQATYDIYSRGDTDGVFQVESSGMRKYLRMLRPSCFEDIIAMLALYRPGPLGSGMVDEFIKRKHGEVEVSYPHPSLEETLSPTYGVIVYQEQVMASAMIIGNYSLGQGDLLRRAMGKKIPEEMAKHRVTFLEGAREQNIAEKTANEIFDLMEQFAAYGFNKSHSAAYALVSYYTAYLKAHFPVEFMAALMSSEMNNTEKIIMYVNACRDMNIEVVQPSINDGIARFSVKDGDILFAMAAIKNVGEEAIDEIVAVRDEGGKFANIFDFCERINLKRVTKRVLESLIKAGAMDCFGCTRAALMEDLDKAVALGQKKAKDKESGMLNMLDMLAGGGNDKGDAPEGNGNGTGPQPSNIEEWDDREKLQLEKEVLGFFLSSHPLQAYRHEIRRLKLNTFEECKNLGNQANVRVAMIIPDFKPYMTKKGDMMAFCTGEDMTGTGEVTMLPNVYAVAGELLEQDRPLLVEGRIDMREELPEDAPKQAKILAEKVTLLAKAVSGSDQPVPVWARAEKITDERLDALKEIIKQHPGETPVQLHLLTEESVIQLRLGNGWRVAPCRAFWAAAEDWQNGDLQQAHAE; from the coding sequence ATGGCAGAATTCGTACATTTGCACGTCCACACGGAATACAGCCTGCTGGACGGCGCCATCCGCATCAACGACCTGTGCCAGCGCGCCAAGGACCTGGGCATGCCCGCGGTGGCCATCACCGACCACGGCTGCATGTTCGGGGCCGTGACCTTCTACATGACCGCGCTGGACATGGGCATCAAGCCCATCATCGGCTGCGAGGTCTACGTGGCCCCGGGCGACGTGGACGAGGAAAACGCCCACCACAGGAAGGACAAGCCCGGGCGCTTCCACCTGGTGCTGCTGGCCAAGAACAACATCGGTTACAAGAACCTGATCAAGCTGGTTTCCGAAGGCTATCTGAACGGCTTCCACTACAAGCCGCGCGTCTGCAAGAACCTGCTCAAAAAATACTCCGAAGGGCTCATCGCCCTTTCCGCCTGCCTGGCGGGCGAGGTGCCCCGCAAGCTCATGAACGAGGGCCTGGACGCGGGCGTGGAAATGGCCCGCGAATACGCCGAGATCTTCCCGGACAACTTCTACCTGGAGCTCCAGGACAACGGCATCGAGGAACAGAACCGGCTCAACGACCTGCTCATCCAGTGCGCGGAAAAGACCGGCCTGCCCCTGGTGGCCACCAACGACTGCCACTACCTGACCGCGGACGACTACGAGGCGCACGACCTGCTGCTCTGCATCCAGACCCAGACCACGGTGGATGCGGAAAAGCGCATGCGCATGGACACCCAGGAGCTCTACTTCAAGACCCCCGAGGAAATGGAGCAGGCCTTCGCCCACGTGCCCGAGGCCATCGAGAACACCCAGAAGATCGCCGAGATGTGCAACCTGGAGATCGAGCTGGGCAACTACTCCTTCCCGGCCTACGAACTGCCCGAGGGCGTTTCCCTCGATGAGGAGTTCGAGCAGCTCTGCCGCGACGGTCTCAAGAAGCGCATCGAAATGGCCCCCTACGAGATCGACGAGCAGAAGTACAACGAACGCCTGGAATACGAGCTGGGGGTCATCAAGGAAATGGGCTTCCCGGCCTACTTCCTCATCGTGCAAGACTTCATCAACTGGGCCAAGGACAACCGGATTCCGGTGGGGCCGGGGCGCGGTTCCGCGGCCGGGTCCATCGTGGCCTGGGCGCTGAAGATCACCAACCTGGACCCCATCCCCTACGACCTGCTCTTCGAACGCTTCCTGAACGTGGAACGCGTCTCCATGCCCGATATCGACGTGGACTTCTGCGAACGCCGCCGCCTGGAGGTGGTGCGCTACACGGCCGAGAAATACGGCGAGGACCACGTGGCCCAGATCACCACCTACGGGACCATGAAGGCCAAGGCGGCCGTCAAGGACGTGGGCCGCGCCCTGGGCATGACCTTTGCCGAGACCGACCGCATCGCCAAGCTCATCCCGGACGACCCCGGGGTCATGGCCAAGCTGCTGGGCGTGGACAAGGCCAAGATCACCGTGGCCAACGCGGCCAAGGGCGTGGCCGAGCTGCGGGACATGGTGCGCAGCGACCCCAAGGTGGAAAAGCTCATCGACATCTCCACCCGCCTGGAAGGCCTTTCGCGCCACGCCTCCACACACGCGGCGGGCGTGGTCATCTCGGAAAAGCCCATGACCGAGTACCTTCCTCTCTACAAGGGGAAGAAGGGTGAAATCGTGACCCAGTACGACATGAAGAAGGTCGAAAAAGTCGGCCTGATCAAGTTCGACTTCCTGGGTCTGCGCACCATGACGGTCATCGAGGACTGCCTGGACATCATCCGGCTCCAGGGCAAGGAGGCCCCGAACCTGGACACCCTGGCCCTGGACGACCAGGCCACCTACGACATCTACTCGCGCGGGGACACGGACGGCGTGTTCCAGGTGGAATCCTCGGGCATGCGCAAGTATCTCCGCATGCTCCGGCCCAGCTGCTTCGAGGACATCATCGCCATGCTCGCCCTGTACCGGCCCGGCCCGCTCGGCTCGGGCATGGTCGACGAATTCATCAAGCGCAAGCACGGCGAGGTGGAGGTCTCCTACCCTCACCCCTCCCTGGAGGAGACGCTCAGCCCCACCTACGGGGTCATCGTCTACCAGGAGCAGGTCATGGCCTCGGCCATGATCATCGGGAACTACTCGCTGGGGCAGGGCGACCTGCTGCGCCGCGCCATGGGGAAGAAGATCCCCGAGGAAATGGCCAAGCACCGCGTCACCTTCCTGGAGGGCGCGCGCGAACAGAACATCGCCGAAAAGACCGCCAACGAGATCTTCGACCTCATGGAACAGTTCGCGGCCTACGGCTTCAACAAGTCGCACTCGGCCGCCTACGCGCTGGTGTCCTACTACACGGCCTATCTCAAGGCCCACTTCCCCGTGGAATTCATGGCCGCGCTCATGAGCTCGGAAATGAACAACACCGAGAAGATCATCATGTACGTGAACGCCTGCCGCGACATGAACATCGAGGTGGTGCAGCCGTCCATCAACGACGGCATCGCCCGCTTCTCGGTGAAGGACGGCGACATCCTCTTTGCCATGGCCGCCATCAAGAACGTGGGCGAGGAGGCCATCGACGAAATCGTGGCCGTGCGCGACGAGGGCGGCAAGTTCGCCAACATCTTCGACTTCTGCGAGCGCATCAACCTCAAGCGCGTCACCAAGCGCGTGCTGGAATCGCTCATCAAGGCCGGGGCCATGGACTGCTTCGGCTGCACCCGCGCCGCGCTCATGGAGGACCTGGACAAGGCCGTGGCCCTGGGCCAGAAAAAGGCCAAGGACAAGGAATCCGGCATGCTCAACATGCTGGACATGCTTGCGGGCGGCGGCAACGACAAGGGCGATGCCCCCGAAGGCAACGGCAACGGGACCGGTCCGCAGCCCTCGAACATTGAGGAATGGGACGACCGCGAAAAGCTGCAGCTGGAAAAAGAGGTCCTGGGCTTCTTCCTCTCCTCCCACCCCCTGCAGGCCTACCGCCACGAGATCCGCAGGCTCAAGCTGAACACCTTCGAGGAATGCAAGAACCTGGGCAACCAGGCCAACGTGCGCGTGGCCATGATCATCCCGGACTTCAAGCCCTACATGACCAAGAAGGGCGACATGATGGCCTTCTGCACGGGCGAGGACATGACCGGCACCGGCGAGGTGACCATGCTGCCCAACGTCTATGCCGTGGCCGGGGAACTGCTGGAGCAGGACCGCCCCCTGCTGGTGGAAGGCCGCATCGACATGCGCGAGGAGCTGCCCGAGGACGCGCCCAAGCAGGCCAAGATCCTGGCCGAGAAGGTCACGCTGCTGGCCAAGGCCGTTTCCGGCTCGGACCAGCCCGTGCCCGTGTGGGCCAGGGCCGAAAAGATCACGGACGAGCGGCTCGACGCCCTCAAGGAGATCATCAAGCAGCATCCGGGCGAAACGCCCGTGCAGCTCCACCTGCTCACCGAGGAATCCGTGATCCAGCTCCGGCTGGGCAACGGTTGGCGCGTGGCCCCCTGCCGCGCCTTCTGGGCCGCCGCCGAGGACTGGCAGAACGGGGACCTTCAGCAGGCGCACGCCGAATAG